The sequence GCTGACAGTGTCTCACCTGCCCTTCCCCGGGTTGCACGACTCTCGTCGTCCTCGAGTCGTGCGCCCGGCCGCAGGCGGGTAGTGGTGCGGCGTCGGCACAGTCGACCGCTCGAGCAGCGAAGTGGCCACTCGTCGAGGCCTCCGGGGACACACGTGTCGTGGGGAGAGTCCGGCCACGACGAGCAAACGAGCGCTCAACCGGTGGTTGCCCCGCAAACAGTTAACCCCCGATCCGTTGAACTGCGGGTACGCTATGAGCCACTTCGACAGCGACGTCGCACTCGTGACTGGAGCCGGATCGGGTATCGGGCGAGCAACTGCACGGCGATTCGCCGCGGAGGGCGCACGCGTCGTCGTCTCGGACGTCGACCCCGACGGGGGCCAGGAGACGGTCGACCTGATCGACGACGAGGGCGGCGAAGCCACGTTTATCGAGGCAGACGTCACCGACGAGGACGCCGTCGCCGACCTGATCGCGGAGATCGACGACACGTACGGCCGACTCGACGTCGCCCACAACAACGCCGGAATGGCCCCACCGATCGAGGCCATCGAGGACGTCGACCTCGAGTCCTATCAGGCGGCGATGGACGTCAACCTCACCGGCGTCGTCAACTGCCTGAAACACGAACTCCCGCTCATGGTCGAGACCGACGGCGGCGCGATCGTCAACACGGGCTCGACCGCCTCTATCGGCGGCGGCAACTCGCCGCTCGCGTACGTCGCCGCGAAACACGGCGTTCTCGGCGTCACCCGCGTCGCCGCCACCCAGTACGCAGCCGACGGGATTCGGGTCAACACAGTCTGTCCGACGACCGTCGAGACACCGCTGCTCGAGGGGCTCTCCGAGGAGGAACTCGAGCAGTTCTCGGCGGGCATCCCGATGGACCGGATCGGTCAGCCAGACGAGGTCGCAGCCGCCGTCGTCTGGCTGTGTTCGCCGGAATCGTCGTTTATCACCGGACAGCCACTCGTCATCGACGGTGGTCGATTCGCTGCGGTGGAGTGAGTCGAGAGAAGACGGCTCTCAACCGATGGGTCCCGACCCGGTCACTCCTCCCTGACGGTGCTCCCGATCACGAGCGCCGCGCCGATGATGACGAGATTCTTGACGATGTACTGGCCCTCGACCGTCAGCGCGTACGGGAACCCGTGGTAGACGACCTCCGGCAGGAGGATCATCGGCAGGAACGTCCCCGGCAACTGGAGCGCGAGGAGCAAGATCCCCAGCCGGATCAGCGGCCGGTAGAGCAGACAGAGCCCGATCAGGATCTCCCAGACGCCGAGGACCGGCACGAACACCTCGGCGGGAACGACGTAGACGGTCGCGGCGACGAGTTCGCCCGCCGGCGAGTCGC is a genomic window of Natrarchaeobaculum aegyptiacum containing:
- a CDS encoding SDR family NAD(P)-dependent oxidoreductase, whose protein sequence is MSHFDSDVALVTGAGSGIGRATARRFAAEGARVVVSDVDPDGGQETVDLIDDEGGEATFIEADVTDEDAVADLIAEIDDTYGRLDVAHNNAGMAPPIEAIEDVDLESYQAAMDVNLTGVVNCLKHELPLMVETDGGAIVNTGSTASIGGGNSPLAYVAAKHGVLGVTRVAATQYAADGIRVNTVCPTTVETPLLEGLSEEELEQFSAGIPMDRIGQPDEVAAAVVWLCSPESSFITGQPLVIDGGRFAAVE